The Pseudomonas orientalis genome contains a region encoding:
- a CDS encoding ankyrin repeat domain-containing protein, whose protein sequence is MSTQPKQMTDDEAAEFAEQVFDVARKGDAAMLAALLAKGLPANFRNHNGDTLLMLAAYHGHAEAVKVLLEFKADPLIANDKHQLPIAGAAFKGHLAVVRALIEGGTPVEAASSDGRTALMMAAMFNRVEMLDYLLGQGANPKATDAQGATALAAAQTMGAVDTAALLQKLV, encoded by the coding sequence ATGTCGACCCAGCCCAAACAAATGACCGATGACGAAGCCGCCGAGTTTGCCGAGCAGGTCTTCGACGTCGCCCGCAAGGGCGACGCCGCCATGCTCGCAGCACTGTTGGCCAAGGGCTTGCCGGCCAACTTTCGCAACCACAATGGCGATACGCTGTTGATGCTCGCGGCCTATCACGGCCACGCCGAGGCAGTGAAAGTGCTGCTGGAGTTCAAGGCCGACCCCCTGATCGCCAACGACAAGCACCAACTGCCGATTGCCGGTGCGGCATTCAAGGGCCACCTGGCGGTGGTCAGGGCGCTGATCGAAGGCGGCACCCCGGTTGAAGCGGCGTCTTCGGATGGGCGCACGGCGTTGATGATGGCGGCCATGTTCAACCGTGTCGAAATGCTCGACTACCTGCTCGGCCAGGGTGCCAACCCCAAGGCCACCGATGCCCAGGGCGCGACGGCGCTGGCGGCGGCGCAGACCATGGGGGCAGTGGATACGGCGGCGCTGTTGCAAAAACTGGTGTAG
- a CDS encoding DUF3509 domain-containing protein, protein MSLIQDKFASVFSNYDVTTQPRPDGGILLTLRNSEGKQVKRSISYQQLHTADQLTWVISAIRRDLAEQASELPQISMLQSQNRFALPTYHSA, encoded by the coding sequence ATGAGCCTGATCCAAGATAAATTCGCTTCGGTATTTTCCAACTACGACGTCACCACCCAACCACGTCCGGACGGCGGCATTCTGTTGACCCTGCGTAACAGCGAAGGCAAACAGGTCAAGCGCTCGATCTCGTATCAGCAGCTGCACACCGCCGACCAACTGACCTGGGTCATCAGCGCCATCCGCCGCGACCTGGCTGAACAAGCCAGCGAGCTGCCGCAAATTTCGATGCTGCAAAGCCAGAACCGCTTTGCCCTGCCGACCTACCATTCGGCATAA
- a CDS encoding acireductone dioxygenase — translation MSYVAVYDLTTPDTPNKVLTHFDDIQSTLAAHGVRFECWQPGTLEKGASEAQMIAAYQTQIDALGYARAEVVSITGAYTKETLQAERLDEHTCGEDQARFFVAGQGLCSLRIGEYVYGVRCEKNDLLIVPADMPHWFDMGEHPYCVLLHLFNTVEGSMAKLTGNDIARGAAKLDD, via the coding sequence ATGAGCTATGTCGCTGTCTATGACCTCACTACACCGGACACCCCGAACAAGGTGTTGACCCACTTCGATGACATTCAGTCGACCCTGGCCGCACACGGCGTGCGCTTCGAATGCTGGCAGCCCGGCACACTTGAAAAGGGCGCCAGTGAGGCGCAAATGATTGCGGCGTATCAGACGCAGATCGACGCGCTTGGCTACGCGCGCGCCGAGGTGGTCAGCATTACCGGCGCTTACACGAAAGAAACGCTGCAGGCTGAACGCCTGGATGAGCACACCTGTGGTGAGGACCAGGCGCGATTTTTCGTCGCCGGCCAGGGACTGTGCTCGTTGCGCATTGGCGAATATGTCTACGGCGTGCGGTGTGAGAAGAACGATCTGCTGATCGTGCCCGCCGACATGCCCCATTGGTTCGACATGGGCGAGCATCCTTATTGTGTGCTGCTGCATTTGTTCAACACCGTCGAGGGCTCGATGGCGAAGTTGACGGGCAATGACATCGCCCGTGGTGCTGCGAAATTGGACGACTAA
- a CDS encoding response regulator transcription factor: MSRPEEISHPLEIVPTVIRRRLSLLGKPLTKTELEILRWASEGKTIWEMSRIRCTSEATVKFHLRNIYGKLDVNNRVQAMNEATRQGLC; the protein is encoded by the coding sequence ATGAGTCGCCCAGAGGAGATATCTCACCCGTTGGAAATTGTGCCAACGGTCATCAGACGACGCTTGAGTCTGCTCGGCAAGCCCCTCACCAAGACTGAACTGGAGATTCTGCGATGGGCCTCCGAGGGCAAGACCATTTGGGAGATGAGCAGAATTCGCTGCACGTCGGAGGCCACGGTTAAATTCCACCTGCGCAATATCTACGGCAAGCTCGATGTGAATAACCGGGTGCAGGCGATGAATGAGGCGACGCGTCAAGGACTGTGCTGA
- the aroC gene encoding chorismate synthase, whose protein sequence is MSGNTFGKLFTVTTAGESHGPALVAIVDGCPPGLELSVQDLQRDLDRRKPGTSRHTTQRQEPDEVEILSGVFEGRTTGCAIGLLIRNTDQKSKDYSAIKDLFRPAHADYTYHHKYGERDYRGGGRSSARETAMRVAAGAIAKKYLATQGIVIRGYMSQLGPIEIPFKTWDSIEDNAFFCPDPDKVPALEAYMDQLRRDQDSVGAKITVVAEGVKPGLGEPIFDRLDAELAHALMSINAVKGVEIGAGFACVAQRGTEHRDELTPQGFLSNNAGGILGGISSGQPIVAHLALKATSSITTPGRSIDVHGNPVDVITKGRHDPCVGIRATPIAEAMMAIVLMDHLLRNRGQNADVQVGTPVLGQL, encoded by the coding sequence ATGTCCGGCAATACCTTCGGCAAGCTGTTCACTGTCACCACCGCGGGCGAAAGCCATGGCCCGGCGTTGGTCGCCATTGTCGACGGCTGCCCGCCCGGCCTCGAGCTGTCCGTGCAGGATCTGCAGCGTGATCTGGACCGCCGCAAGCCCGGCACCAGCCGCCATACCACCCAGCGCCAGGAACCCGACGAAGTCGAGATCCTCTCAGGGGTGTTCGAAGGCCGCACCACCGGTTGCGCCATCGGCCTGCTGATCCGTAATACCGACCAGAAGTCCAAGGACTACTCGGCGATCAAGGACCTGTTCCGCCCGGCCCACGCCGACTACACCTACCATCACAAATACGGCGAGCGCGACTACCGCGGCGGTGGCCGCAGTTCGGCCCGTGAAACCGCGATGCGCGTGGCGGCCGGTGCCATTGCCAAGAAATACCTGGCGACCCAGGGCATCGTCATTCGTGGCTACATGAGCCAGCTCGGCCCGATTGAAATCCCGTTCAAGACCTGGGACAGCATCGAAGACAACGCCTTCTTCTGCCCCGACCCGGACAAGGTGCCGGCGCTGGAAGCCTACATGGACCAGCTGCGCCGCGACCAGGACTCGGTCGGTGCGAAGATCACCGTCGTGGCCGAGGGCGTGAAACCGGGCCTGGGCGAGCCGATTTTCGACCGTCTCGACGCCGAACTGGCCCACGCGCTGATGAGCATCAATGCGGTCAAGGGCGTGGAAATCGGCGCCGGTTTCGCCTGCGTGGCCCAGCGCGGCACCGAGCATCGCGATGAGCTGACCCCGCAGGGGTTCCTCAGCAACAACGCCGGCGGCATCCTCGGTGGCATCTCCTCGGGCCAGCCGATCGTTGCGCACCTGGCGCTCAAGGCCACGTCGAGCATCACCACGCCGGGCCGCTCGATCGATGTGCACGGCAACCCGGTCGACGTGATCACCAAGGGCCGCCACGACCCGTGCGTCGGCATCCGCGCCACGCCGATTGCCGAGGCGATGATGGCTATCGTGTTGATGGACCACCTGCTGCGCAACCGCGGGCAAAACGCTGATGTACAGGTGGGTACGCCGGTGCTGGGCCAGCTGTGA
- a CDS encoding cysteine hydrolase family protein has product MSVPKTMFQLSGRGYAAANLAHATLVIIDAQKEYLSGPLALSGMDAAVGNIKQLVTAARNAGRPIVHVRHLGTVGGLFDPQGERGEFIPGLEPEGDETIIGKLLPSAFHGTGLEKHLQDLGSLDLIVCGFMSHSSVSTTVRAAKNLGFRCTLVEDACATRDLPCKGGVLSAEQVQQTEMAIMADNFATLALTKDLI; this is encoded by the coding sequence ATGTCCGTTCCAAAGACGATGTTTCAACTCAGCGGTCGTGGTTACGCAGCTGCCAACCTTGCCCATGCGACCCTCGTGATCATCGACGCCCAGAAGGAATACCTCAGCGGCCCACTCGCCCTCTCGGGCATGGACGCGGCGGTCGGCAACATCAAGCAACTGGTGACCGCTGCGCGCAACGCCGGACGCCCGATTGTGCATGTGCGCCACCTCGGCACCGTCGGCGGCCTGTTCGACCCGCAAGGCGAGCGCGGCGAGTTCATCCCTGGCCTTGAGCCTGAAGGCGACGAAACCATTATCGGCAAGCTGCTGCCCAGCGCCTTTCACGGCACCGGCCTGGAAAAACACCTGCAGGACCTGGGTTCGCTGGATCTGATCGTCTGCGGATTCATGAGCCATTCAAGCGTCAGCACCACGGTACGCGCCGCCAAGAACCTCGGCTTTCGCTGCACCCTGGTCGAAGACGCCTGCGCCACCCGCGACTTGCCCTGCAAAGGCGGCGTGCTCAGCGCCGAGCAGGTGCAGCAAACCGAAATGGCCATCATGGCCGACAACTTCGCGACCCTGGCGTTGACCAAAGATCTGATCTGA
- a CDS encoding MFS transporter gives MTALPYWRLSSFYLFYFALLGATAPFLALYFDHLGFSSARIGELVAIPMLMRCVAPNLWGWLGDYTGRRLAIVRFGAVCTLLSFSLIFVSKSYAWLALVMALHAFFWHAVLPQFEVITLAHLQQQTSRYSQIRLWGSIGFILTVVIMGRLFEWLSVDIYPVVVVVIMAGIIGASLWVPNAHPASHGQRLAGDGFVRQLRNPGVLAFYACVALMQMSHGPYYTFLTLHLEHLGYSRGVIGLLWALGVVAEVLMFLAMSRILARFSVRRVLLTSFLLAALRWLLLGAFAEFFWLLLLVQVLHAATFGSFHAAAIAFVQRSFGDRQQGQGQALYAALAGIGGALGALYAGYSWNLLGPTLTFSIASIAALAAAVIIGLRLQEPNQGTVQ, from the coding sequence GTGACAGCCCTCCCTTATTGGCGCCTATCCAGCTTCTACCTGTTCTACTTCGCCCTGCTCGGGGCGACGGCGCCGTTCCTGGCGTTGTACTTCGATCACTTGGGCTTCTCCAGCGCGCGTATCGGCGAGCTGGTGGCCATTCCCATGCTGATGCGCTGCGTGGCGCCCAACCTCTGGGGCTGGCTGGGTGACTACACCGGCCGCCGCCTGGCCATCGTGCGGTTCGGTGCGGTGTGCACGCTGTTGAGTTTCTCGTTGATTTTCGTCAGCAAGAGCTACGCTTGGCTCGCGCTGGTCATGGCCCTGCATGCGTTCTTCTGGCATGCGGTACTGCCGCAGTTCGAAGTGATCACTCTGGCTCACCTGCAACAGCAGACGTCGCGCTACAGCCAGATCCGCTTGTGGGGTTCGATCGGCTTTATCCTCACTGTCGTGATCATGGGGCGTCTGTTTGAATGGCTGAGCGTGGACATCTACCCGGTTGTGGTCGTGGTGATCATGGCCGGTATCATCGGCGCCAGCCTGTGGGTGCCGAATGCGCATCCCGCCAGCCACGGCCAGCGCCTGGCCGGGGACGGCTTTGTGCGGCAATTACGCAACCCCGGCGTGCTGGCGTTCTATGCCTGTGTGGCACTGATGCAGATGAGCCATGGCCCCTATTACACCTTTCTCACGCTGCACCTTGAACACCTGGGCTACAGCCGTGGCGTGATCGGTTTGCTGTGGGCCCTCGGGGTGGTGGCGGAGGTGTTGATGTTCCTGGCCATGAGTCGCATCCTGGCGCGCTTTTCGGTGCGCCGGGTGCTGTTGACCAGCTTCCTGCTGGCGGCGCTGCGCTGGCTGCTGCTCGGCGCATTTGCCGAGTTTTTCTGGCTGCTGTTGCTGGTGCAAGTGCTGCATGCCGCCACGTTCGGCAGTTTCCATGCGGCGGCAATCGCCTTCGTGCAGCGCAGTTTCGGTGATCGCCAGCAAGGCCAGGGCCAGGCGCTTTACGCCGCATTGGCCGGCATCGGCGGTGCGTTGGGCGCGCTCTATGCCGGTTACAGCTGGAACCTGCTGGGCCCCACGCTTACGTTCAGTATCGCCAGCATCGCGGCCCTGGCTGCCGCCGTTATCATTGGCCTTCGATTGCAAGAGCCAAACCAAGGAACCGTGCAATGA
- the prmB gene encoding 50S ribosomal protein L3 N(5)-glutamine methyltransferase, with protein sequence MITSRLRTLRDHIRWAVSRFHGEDLFFGHGTDNAWDEARQLVLGALHLPWEMADSYLDCNLEEEEVSHVQRLLHRRIHERVPTAYLLKEAWFCGMSFIVDERVLIPRSPIGELIENRFEPWLAQPPARILDLCTGSGCIGIACAYEFPDAEVVLGDLSFEALEVANQNIERHCVDERVYTVQGDGFDGLPGQRFDLIVSNPPYVDAEDFADMPDEYQHEPELGLACGDDGLNLVRRMLAEAANHLTEKGLLIVEVGNSQVHVEALYPEVDFAWLDFQRGGHGVFMLTAQQCRQHQAVFAARI encoded by the coding sequence GTGATCACTTCCCGCCTGCGCACCTTGCGCGACCATATCCGTTGGGCTGTCAGCCGTTTCCATGGGGAAGACCTGTTTTTTGGCCACGGCACCGACAATGCCTGGGATGAAGCCCGGCAACTGGTACTCGGCGCTCTGCACCTGCCTTGGGAAATGGCTGACAGCTACCTGGACTGCAACCTGGAAGAAGAGGAAGTTTCCCACGTTCAGCGTTTGTTGCATCGGCGCATCCATGAGCGCGTGCCCACGGCCTACTTGCTCAAGGAGGCCTGGTTCTGCGGCATGTCGTTTATCGTAGATGAGCGCGTGCTGATTCCGCGCTCACCGATTGGCGAACTGATCGAAAACCGCTTCGAGCCTTGGCTGGCCCAGCCGCCGGCGCGCATTCTCGACTTGTGCACCGGCTCCGGCTGCATCGGCATCGCCTGTGCCTACGAATTCCCGGACGCTGAAGTGGTGCTGGGCGACTTGTCCTTCGAAGCCCTTGAAGTGGCCAATCAGAACATCGAGCGCCACTGCGTCGATGAGCGCGTGTATACCGTGCAGGGCGACGGCTTTGACGGGCTGCCGGGCCAGCGCTTCGATCTGATCGTGTCCAATCCGCCGTATGTGGACGCCGAAGACTTCGCCGATATGCCGGATGAATACCAGCACGAACCGGAACTGGGCCTGGCGTGTGGCGACGACGGCTTGAATCTGGTACGCCGGATGCTGGCCGAAGCGGCGAACCACCTGACCGAGAAGGGGTTGCTGATCGTCGAAGTGGGCAACAGCCAGGTGCATGTTGAAGCGCTGTACCCGGAAGTGGATTTCGCCTGGCTGGACTTCCAGCGGGGTGGGCATGGGGTGTTCATGTTGACGGCGCAGCAGTGCCGCCAGCATCAGGCCGTCTTTGCCGCCAGGATCTAA
- the folE gene encoding GTP cyclohydrolase I FolE: MSLEQNYTEILGQLGEDVSREGLLDTPKRAAKAMQYLCRGYEQTLEEVTNGALFSSDNSEMVLVKDIELYSLCEHHLLPFIGKAHVAYIPSGKVLGLSKVARIVDMYARRLQIQENLSRQIADAVLEVTGALGVAVVIEAKHMCMMMRGVEKQNSSMITSVMLGEFRDNAATRSEFLSLIK; the protein is encoded by the coding sequence ATGTCCCTGGAACAGAATTACACCGAGATCCTCGGCCAACTCGGCGAGGACGTCTCCCGCGAGGGCCTGCTCGACACGCCAAAGCGTGCCGCCAAGGCGATGCAGTACCTCTGCCGCGGCTATGAACAGACGCTCGAAGAAGTCACCAATGGCGCCTTGTTCAGCTCCGACAACAGCGAAATGGTGCTGGTCAAGGACATCGAGTTGTACTCGCTGTGCGAACACCACCTGCTGCCGTTTATCGGCAAGGCACACGTGGCGTATATCCCAAGCGGCAAAGTGCTGGGTTTGTCGAAGGTCGCGCGGATCGTCGACATGTATGCGCGTCGCCTGCAGATCCAGGAAAACCTCAGCCGCCAGATCGCTGATGCGGTGCTGGAAGTGACCGGCGCCCTCGGCGTGGCGGTGGTGATCGAGGCCAAGCACATGTGCATGATGATGCGCGGTGTGGAAAAACAGAATTCGTCGATGATCACCTCGGTGATGCTGGGCGAGTTCCGTGACAATGCGGCCACCCGCAGTGAATTTCTCAGCCTGATCAAGTAA
- a CDS encoding LTA synthase family protein — protein sequence MANPDALNQQRASNRLLQPTVKSHLAYTLLCALVMMVMFSLLRLALLVYNREMILDTPALTFLEAFANGLRLDIRLVMYLLVPLLLALFSVRAMAARGFFRLWLTVASSIALFLGLMEMDFYREFHQRLNGLVFQYVKEDPKTVVSMLWYGFPVVRYLLAWAVGTLILSMAFKGADRATRPRGPFSGGSIGTRQVAPWYSRIAVFVVCLLVAVVAIRGTLRQGPPLRWGDVYTTDSNFANQLGLNGTLSLIGAAKARFSEHRDNVWKATLEQPLATQTVRDMLVLPSETLVDTDTAAVRREFTPPAEKTLPIKNVVVILMESFAGHSVGALGRPGNITPYFDKLSKEGLLFDRFFSNGTHTHQGMFATMACFPNLPGFEYLMQTPEGSHKLSGLPQLLSARDFDDVYVYNGDFAWDNQSGFFSNQGMTNFIGRNDFVDPVFSDPTWGVSDQDMFNRGLEELKAREGGKPFYALLQTLSNHTPYALPTPLPVEPVTDRGSLNEHLTAMRYSDWALGQFFEKARKEPYFKETLFVVVGDHGFGNEQQITEMDLGRFNVPMLMIAPGMQEKFGERDHTVGTQIDIVPTIMGRLGGDTLHQCWGRDLLNLPEGDKGFGVIKPSGSDQTVALLTADRVLVLPKEMPPKLWQYELGANPTGKVIAESPDEAALKQKLESFLQTATKSLLDNTAGVVDGKPD from the coding sequence ATGGCAAACCCGGACGCCCTGAATCAGCAGCGAGCTTCAAATCGCCTGCTGCAACCGACCGTCAAATCCCATCTGGCGTACACGCTGCTTTGCGCACTGGTCATGATGGTGATGTTCTCCCTGCTGCGCCTGGCGTTGCTGGTCTACAACCGCGAGATGATCCTCGACACACCGGCCTTGACCTTCCTGGAAGCGTTCGCCAACGGCCTGCGCCTGGATATCCGTCTGGTGATGTACCTGCTGGTCCCGCTGCTGCTGGCCTTGTTCAGCGTACGGGCGATGGCGGCGCGCGGGTTCTTCCGGCTGTGGCTGACCGTCGCGTCCAGCATTGCGCTGTTCCTGGGCCTGATGGAGATGGACTTCTACCGTGAGTTTCACCAGCGCCTCAACGGCCTGGTCTTCCAGTATGTGAAGGAAGACCCGAAAACCGTGGTGAGCATGCTCTGGTATGGCTTCCCGGTGGTGCGCTACCTGTTGGCCTGGGCGGTGGGCACGTTGATCCTGAGCATGGCCTTCAAGGGTGCCGACCGCGCAACGCGCCCGCGTGGCCCGTTCAGTGGCGGCAGCATCGGCACGCGCCAGGTGGCGCCGTGGTACAGCCGCATTGCGGTGTTCGTGGTGTGCCTGCTGGTCGCTGTGGTCGCCATCCGTGGCACCCTGCGCCAGGGCCCGCCGTTGCGGTGGGGTGATGTGTACACCACCGACTCGAACTTCGCCAACCAATTGGGCCTCAACGGTACGTTGTCGTTGATCGGCGCGGCCAAGGCGCGTTTTTCCGAGCATCGCGACAACGTCTGGAAAGCCACCCTGGAACAACCGCTGGCCACCCAAACGGTGCGTGACATGCTGGTGCTGCCGAGCGAGACGCTGGTGGATACCGACACCGCCGCCGTGCGCCGTGAGTTCACGCCGCCGGCCGAGAAGACCCTGCCGATCAAAAACGTGGTAGTGATCCTGATGGAAAGCTTCGCCGGTCACTCGGTGGGCGCCTTGGGCCGTCCAGGCAACATCACGCCGTACTTCGACAAGTTGTCCAAGGAAGGCCTGCTGTTCGATCGCTTCTTCTCCAACGGCACCCACACTCACCAGGGCATGTTCGCCACCATGGCGTGCTTTCCGAACCTGCCCGGCTTCGAATACCTGATGCAGACCCCCGAGGGCAGCCACAAGCTGTCGGGCCTGCCGCAGTTGCTGAGCGCGCGTGATTTCGACGATGTGTATGTCTACAACGGCGACTTCGCCTGGGACAACCAGTCGGGTTTCTTCAGCAACCAGGGCATGACCAACTTCATCGGCCGCAATGACTTCGTCGATCCGGTGTTTTCCGACCCGACCTGGGGCGTGTCCGACCAGGACATGTTCAACCGTGGCCTGGAAGAACTGAAGGCTCGCGAAGGCGGCAAGCCGTTCTACGCGCTGCTGCAAACGCTGTCCAACCACACGCCGTACGCGTTGCCGACGCCATTGCCGGTTGAGCCGGTCACCGACCGTGGCAGCCTCAACGAGCATTTGACGGCCATGCGTTACTCCGACTGGGCGTTGGGCCAGTTCTTCGAAAAGGCCCGCAAGGAGCCGTACTTCAAGGAAACCCTGTTTGTGGTGGTGGGCGACCACGGCTTCGGCAACGAGCAGCAGATCACCGAGATGGACCTGGGCCGTTTCAACGTACCGATGCTGATGATCGCGCCGGGCATGCAGGAAAAGTTCGGCGAGCGTGACCACACCGTGGGCACCCAGATCGATATCGTCCCGACCATCATGGGTCGCCTCGGCGGTGACACGCTGCATCAGTGCTGGGGCCGTGACCTGCTGAACCTGCCGGAAGGCGACAAGGGCTTCGGCGTGATCAAGCCATCGGGCAGCGACCAGACCGTCGCCTTGCTGACTGCTGACCGCGTACTGGTCCTGCCCAAGGAAATGCCACCGAAGTTGTGGCAATACGAACTGGGCGCCAACCCGACCGGCAAGGTCATTGCCGAGTCGCCGGACGAAGCGGCGCTCAAGCAGAAACTTGAGTCGTTCCTGCAAACCGCGACCAAGAGCCTGTTGGATAACACCGCAGGTGTGGTGGACGGCAAGCCGGACTAA
- a CDS encoding PLDc N-terminal domain-containing protein, with the protein MGSTFNGLIGLIILALDIWAIINVFKSGASTGAKVLWILLILLLPVLGLIIWAIAGPRGNVRI; encoded by the coding sequence ATGGGTTCGACTTTCAATGGCCTGATTGGCCTGATCATCCTCGCGCTGGACATCTGGGCGATCATCAATGTGTTCAAAAGCGGCGCGAGCACGGGCGCCAAGGTGTTGTGGATTCTGTTGATCCTGCTGCTGCCGGTCCTGGGCCTGATCATCTGGGCCATCGCCGGGCCGCGCGGTAACGTGCGGATCTAA
- a CDS encoding glutathione S-transferase N-terminal domain-containing protein, giving the protein MFVKALRIGLGQIIIAGDFLTRPRKRQRPAEQQAQVNAAAKGLTLYQFHACPFCVKTRRTLHRLNVPVALKDAKNNAQDRQTLLEQGGKIKVPCLRIEENGQTTWMYDSKVIIDYLDKRFAAI; this is encoded by the coding sequence ATGTTCGTCAAAGCACTTCGAATCGGCCTCGGCCAGATCATCATCGCCGGCGACTTCCTGACCCGTCCGCGCAAAAGGCAGCGCCCCGCCGAACAACAGGCGCAGGTGAATGCAGCGGCCAAGGGCCTGACCCTGTATCAGTTCCATGCCTGCCCGTTCTGCGTGAAGACCCGTCGCACCCTGCACCGCCTGAACGTGCCGGTAGCGCTCAAGGACGCGAAAAATAACGCGCAGGACCGTCAGACCCTGCTGGAGCAGGGCGGCAAAATCAAGGTGCCGTGCCTGCGCATCGAAGAAAACGGCCAGACCACCTGGATGTATGACTCCAAGGTCATCATTGATTACCTGGACAAACGCTTCGCCGCGATCTGA
- a CDS encoding Smr/MutS family protein translates to MQDDDFSLFKNELRGVKPIKHDRADTGKPKADRAQIAKLRQAATVRTDATTVDGLSDQFVIDVGPEDELMWARDGVQESQMRKLKAGQIPFEGSLDLHGMTVEKARETLWAFLAEATKFEIRCVRVTHGKAVRLDGKRPMIKSHVNTWLRQHAQVLGFTSCQARHGGAGAVYVMLKRTMMEGRDE, encoded by the coding sequence ATGCAAGACGACGATTTTTCCCTGTTCAAGAACGAGCTGCGCGGCGTCAAGCCGATCAAGCACGACCGCGCCGACACCGGCAAGCCCAAGGCTGACCGGGCGCAGATCGCCAAGCTGCGCCAGGCCGCGACCGTGCGCACCGATGCCACCACCGTGGATGGCTTGTCGGACCAGTTCGTGATCGACGTCGGCCCTGAAGATGAATTGATGTGGGCCCGCGATGGGGTGCAGGAAAGCCAGATGCGCAAGCTCAAGGCCGGCCAGATCCCGTTCGAAGGCAGCCTCGACCTGCACGGCATGACCGTGGAGAAGGCCCGGGAAACTCTCTGGGCCTTCCTCGCCGAAGCCACCAAATTCGAAATCCGCTGCGTGCGCGTCACCCACGGCAAGGCCGTGCGGCTGGACGGCAAGCGGCCGATGATCAAGAGCCACGTCAACACCTGGCTGCGCCAGCATGCCCAGGTGCTCGGTTTTACCTCGTGCCAGGCCCGCCACGGCGGGGCCGGCGCGGTGTATGTGATGCTCAAGCGTACGATGATGGAAGGCCGTGACGAGTAA
- a CDS encoding DUF3309 family protein, with amino-acid sequence MSLILIIILILLLVGGLPVFPHSRNWGYGPSGILGVVLVVLLVLLLLGKI; translated from the coding sequence ATGAGCCTGATTCTGATCATTATCCTGATTCTCCTGTTGGTGGGTGGCCTGCCGGTGTTCCCGCACTCGCGTAACTGGGGTTATGGCCCGTCGGGTATCCTGGGTGTGGTGCTGGTAGTTCTGCTGGTGCTGTTGTTGCTCGGCAAGATATAA
- a CDS encoding alpha/beta hydrolase, producing the protein MMLRVLLFTLTLFTVAAQAASPVVLQRPISLDTGSGELFGSLLLPQSDQPVPVVLIIAGSGPTDRNGNSADGARNDSLKRLAWVLARHNIASVRYDKRGVAASLAATPDERNLSLDAYVADAVAWGKLLKADKRMGPLIVLGHSEGALVAALAAPQLNPAGVISLSGSARPVDQVIRQQLADHLPPALLLRSNEILDHLKAGQVDANVPRPLEGIFRPSVQPYLISLFRADPSAAFARLSMPALIIQGTNDIQVGVGDARQLKKAKPDAQLTVIEGMNHVMRIVPNNVKQQLASYNDPKLPLAAELGERIVRFINGLEPR; encoded by the coding sequence ATGATGCTGCGAGTTCTGCTGTTCACCCTCACCCTTTTTACTGTCGCGGCCCAGGCCGCCTCCCCCGTCGTGCTGCAACGGCCCATCAGCCTGGACACCGGCAGCGGTGAGCTGTTTGGCTCGCTGCTGTTGCCACAGTCCGACCAACCCGTGCCGGTGGTGCTGATTATTGCCGGTTCAGGCCCCACCGACCGCAACGGCAACAGCGCCGACGGCGCGCGCAACGACAGCCTCAAGCGCCTGGCCTGGGTGCTGGCCCGGCACAATATCGCCAGCGTGCGCTATGACAAACGCGGCGTGGCCGCCAGCCTTGCTGCGACGCCGGATGAACGCAACCTGAGCCTCGACGCCTACGTGGCCGACGCCGTGGCCTGGGGCAAACTGCTCAAGGCCGACAAGCGTATGGGCCCGCTGATTGTGCTGGGTCACAGCGAAGGCGCGCTGGTCGCCGCCCTCGCCGCGCCGCAATTGAATCCGGCCGGGGTGATTTCCTTGTCCGGCAGCGCGCGCCCGGTCGACCAAGTGATTCGCCAGCAACTGGCCGATCACCTGCCCCCTGCCCTGTTGCTGCGCAGCAATGAGATTCTCGATCACCTCAAGGCCGGCCAGGTCGATGCCAATGTGCCGCGCCCGCTGGAAGGTATTTTCCGACCCAGCGTGCAGCCCTATCTGATCAGCCTGTTCCGCGCCGATCCGTCGGCAGCCTTTGCCCGTTTGAGCATGCCGGCCCTGATCATCCAGGGCACCAACGACATCCAGGTCGGCGTAGGCGATGCCCGGCAACTGAAAAAGGCCAAGCCCGACGCACAGTTGACCGTGATCGAAGGCATGAACCACGTGATGCGCATCGTGCCCAACAACGTCAAGCAGCAACTGGCCTCCTACAACGACCCCAAATTGCCTCTCGCCGCCGAACTGGGCGAGCGTATCGTGCGCTTTATCAACGGACTTGAACCCCGTTAA